From a single Mycolicibacterium moriokaense genomic region:
- the dusB gene encoding tRNA dihydrouridine synthase DusB produces MAGVTNVAFRTLCRELELARAGTVSGLYVCEMVTARALVERHPSTMHMVTFADDETPRSLQLYSVDPQNTYAAARMIADEGLADHIDMNFGCPVPKVTRRGGGAALPFKRKLFGQIVAAAVRATEGTDIPVTVKFRIGIDDAHHTHLDAGRIAAEEGAAAVALHARTAAQRYSGEADWEQIAALKQHVTTVPVLGNGDIFEAADALAMMEATGCDGVVVGRGCLGRPWLFAELSAAISGMPAATPPTLGEVAAIILRHGELLAAHFGEDKGMRDIRKHVAWYLHGFPAGADLRRALALVKTLAELRSLLDGLDPDIPFPAAATGPRGRQGSPAAVSLPEGWLTDPDDCTVPAGAEIMNSGG; encoded by the coding sequence ATGGCGGGTGTCACGAATGTCGCCTTCCGCACCCTGTGCCGGGAGTTGGAGCTGGCCAGGGCCGGAACGGTCAGTGGACTCTACGTCTGCGAGATGGTGACCGCGCGGGCGCTCGTCGAACGCCATCCGTCGACCATGCATATGGTCACGTTCGCCGATGACGAGACTCCGCGGTCGCTTCAGCTCTACTCCGTCGACCCGCAGAACACCTACGCCGCGGCACGGATGATCGCCGACGAGGGCCTGGCCGATCACATCGACATGAACTTCGGCTGCCCGGTCCCCAAGGTCACCCGTCGCGGTGGGGGTGCGGCGCTGCCGTTCAAGCGCAAGCTGTTCGGGCAGATCGTGGCGGCCGCGGTGCGGGCGACCGAGGGCACCGATATCCCGGTGACGGTGAAATTCCGGATCGGAATCGATGATGCTCATCACACTCACCTCGACGCCGGCCGAATCGCTGCCGAGGAGGGTGCCGCCGCCGTTGCTCTGCACGCCCGCACCGCAGCGCAGCGGTACTCCGGCGAAGCGGACTGGGAACAGATCGCTGCGTTGAAACAGCACGTCACAACCGTTCCCGTACTCGGCAATGGCGACATTTTCGAGGCCGCCGATGCGCTGGCCATGATGGAGGCCACCGGTTGCGACGGCGTGGTCGTCGGCCGCGGCTGTTTGGGCCGTCCGTGGCTGTTCGCCGAGCTGTCGGCGGCTATCAGCGGCATGCCCGCGGCCACCCCGCCGACACTTGGCGAGGTCGCCGCGATCATCCTGCGCCACGGCGAACTTCTCGCCGCCCACTTCGGCGAGGACAAGGGCATGCGCGACATCCGCAAGCACGTCGCCTGGTACCTGCACGGCTTCCCCGCCGGCGCCGATCTGCGGCGGGCATTGGCGCTGGTCAAGACCCTCGCAGAGCTGCGGTCCCTGCTCGATGGCCTCGATCCGGATATCCCTTTTCCCGCTGCGGCGACGGGGCCGCGCGGGCGGCAGGGCTCACCCGCCGCGGTGTCGCTGCCCGAGGGCTGGCTAACCGATCCCGACGATTGCACGGTCCCGGCAGGCGCCGAGATCATGAACTCGGGTGGCTAG
- a CDS encoding acyl-ACP desaturase, protein MSKDLTDLQLLRELEPVVEKNINRHLTMRKDWNPHDYIPWSDGKNYYALGGKDWDPEESKLSEVAQVAMLTNLLTEDNLPSYHREIAMNFSMDGPWGFWVNRWTAEENRHGIALRDYLVVTRAVDPVELEQLRMEQVTRGFSPGQNQQIEADLFADSLFDSVIYVTFQELATRVSHRNTGRACEETIADQLLQRISADENLHMIFYRDVSAAGFEIAPDQAMRSLHKVLTNFRMPGYTIPDFRRKAVTIASGGVYDPRIHLDDVVMPVLKKWRIFERDDFTGETARLRDELAAHVEELEETCVKFEVAKQRRLERIAKVAEKKASKNLLVGSSAS, encoded by the coding sequence ATGTCGAAGGATCTGACCGACCTGCAGCTGCTCCGCGAGCTCGAGCCAGTTGTCGAGAAGAACATCAACCGGCACCTGACGATGCGCAAGGACTGGAACCCGCACGACTACATTCCGTGGTCCGACGGCAAGAACTACTACGCGCTCGGCGGCAAGGACTGGGATCCCGAGGAGTCCAAGCTCTCCGAGGTCGCCCAGGTCGCGATGCTGACCAACCTGTTGACCGAGGACAACCTGCCGTCCTACCACCGCGAAATCGCGATGAACTTCAGCATGGACGGGCCGTGGGGCTTCTGGGTGAACCGGTGGACCGCCGAGGAGAACCGCCACGGCATCGCGCTGCGCGACTACCTCGTCGTCACCCGCGCGGTCGATCCGGTCGAGCTCGAGCAGCTGCGCATGGAGCAGGTCACCCGTGGCTTCTCCCCAGGTCAGAATCAGCAGATCGAGGCCGACTTGTTCGCCGACTCGCTTTTCGACTCCGTCATCTATGTGACGTTCCAGGAGTTGGCCACCCGCGTCTCGCACCGCAACACGGGCAGGGCGTGCGAGGAGACCATCGCCGACCAGCTGCTGCAGCGCATCTCGGCCGACGAGAACCTGCACATGATCTTCTACCGCGACGTGTCGGCCGCCGGGTTCGAGATCGCACCCGACCAGGCGATGCGTTCGTTGCACAAGGTGCTCACCAACTTCCGGATGCCGGGCTACACGATCCCCGACTTCCGTCGTAAGGCGGTCACCATCGCGTCCGGCGGTGTCTACGACCCACGTATTCACCTCGACGATGTGGTGATGCCGGTGCTCAAGAAGTGGCGCATCTTCGAGCGCGATGACTTCACCGGCGAGACCGCCCGGCTGCGCGACGAACTTGCCGCGCACGTCGAGGAGCTCGAGGAGACCTGCGTGAAGTTCGAGGTGGCCAAGCAGCGCAGGCTCGAGCGGATCGCCAAGGTCGCCGAGAAGAAGGCCTCCAAGAACCTTCTGGTGGGGTCATCAGCGTCCTAA
- a CDS encoding PASTA domain-containing protein produces MKKLIVLGAGPVVASAAAALFFGAGTAAAAPDVVGQTYADAQTAIEDSGGTAVVASRFGDKLDEGDCIVTNAYDASFLRDGVDDGGQVNVVLNCSGAYATAKNPGSSVASPLGSAAKSEAEKQAAEEEQQALEEVSTPDE; encoded by the coding sequence GTGAAGAAGCTCATCGTTCTAGGGGCGGGCCCTGTGGTCGCCTCCGCGGCAGCGGCTCTGTTCTTCGGCGCCGGCACCGCGGCTGCCGCCCCAGATGTCGTGGGCCAGACGTATGCCGACGCCCAGACGGCGATCGAGGATAGCGGCGGCACCGCGGTGGTCGCGTCCCGCTTTGGTGACAAGCTCGACGAGGGTGACTGCATCGTCACCAACGCATATGACGCGTCGTTCCTGCGGGACGGTGTCGACGACGGTGGTCAGGTGAACGTCGTGCTGAACTGCAGCGGCGCATATGCCACGGCCAAGAATCCCGGCTCCTCCGTGGCGAGTCCGCTCGGCAGCGCCGCCAAGTCCGAGGCCGAGAAGCAGGCCGCGGAAGAGGAACAGCAGGCACTCGAAGAGGTTTCGACGCCCGACGAGTAG
- a CDS encoding TetR/AcrR family transcriptional regulator — protein sequence MPAGQRRGRWSGVPLPDRQALRRDELIAAGVAHLGGPQGPALTVRGVCRSAGLTERYFYESFTDRDEFVRAVYDDVCARAMSALTTAKTPRDAVEQFVELMVDDPARGRVLLLAPGKEPVLTRSGAAWMPSFIELLQRKLTRIADPVQAAMVATGLIGALTALFTAYLDGRLAATRAQFIDYCVEMLMSRVSSY from the coding sequence GTGCCCGCGGGTCAACGACGGGGCCGGTGGTCCGGTGTGCCACTGCCCGACCGTCAGGCATTACGCCGCGATGAACTGATCGCCGCGGGCGTCGCACACCTCGGCGGTCCGCAGGGTCCCGCGCTGACGGTTCGCGGCGTGTGCCGCTCGGCGGGCCTGACCGAGCGCTACTTCTACGAGAGCTTCACCGACCGCGACGAGTTCGTCCGCGCGGTCTACGACGACGTCTGCGCGCGCGCCATGTCCGCGCTGACAACGGCCAAGACTCCCCGCGACGCCGTCGAGCAGTTCGTCGAGCTGATGGTCGACGATCCGGCGCGCGGCCGCGTGCTGCTGCTCGCGCCAGGGAAGGAACCCGTGCTGACCCGGTCCGGCGCCGCATGGATGCCCAGCTTCATAGAACTGTTGCAGCGCAAGCTGACTCGCATCGCCGATCCCGTCCAGGCAGCCATGGTCGCCACCGGATTGATTGGTGCGCTGACGGCGCTGTTCACCGCCTACCTGGACGGCAGGCTCGCGGCCACGCGCGCGCAGTTCATCGACTACTGCGTGGAAATGCTGATGAGCCGGGTATCGAGCTACTGA
- a CDS encoding oxygenase MpaB family protein: protein MTQDTSAVCPVTRETAPVAAGCPVSSGGYDTLPEPLGPDSLTWKYFGRWTGMLQGPWAGSMQNMHPQLGAAVQQHSIFFIERMPRLFRSVYPIGGVVFDGDRAPKTGAQVRDYHIGIKGVDDQGRRYSALNPDVFYWAHATFFKSTLLAAEWLGGGLTDAQRRQLFDEHITWYRMYGMSMRPVPKSWEEFQEYWDHMCNNVLENNWAAREVLDLSSMPKHPSLEWMPDWLWKLQIAVMQRFFNFATVGLFDPPVRELMGYTWSPRQERLHRLFGKTVYWVTKFLPKRMMMHPRKRSAWDRATGRLPADAPLVETPARNLPPVEYRDDPHYYSPKV, encoded by the coding sequence GTGACTCAAGATACGTCTGCGGTATGCCCCGTGACCAGGGAAACCGCACCGGTGGCAGCTGGGTGCCCGGTTTCGTCGGGTGGATATGACACCCTGCCCGAGCCGCTCGGCCCCGACTCGTTGACCTGGAAGTACTTCGGCAGGTGGACCGGAATGCTGCAAGGTCCGTGGGCCGGCTCGATGCAGAACATGCATCCGCAGCTGGGCGCCGCCGTGCAGCAGCACTCGATCTTCTTCATCGAGCGGATGCCGCGGCTCTTCCGGTCGGTCTATCCGATCGGGGGCGTGGTCTTCGACGGCGACCGCGCACCCAAGACCGGGGCGCAGGTGCGCGACTACCACATCGGGATCAAGGGCGTCGACGATCAGGGGCGACGGTACAGCGCGCTGAATCCCGACGTCTTCTACTGGGCGCATGCCACGTTCTTCAAGTCGACACTGCTGGCCGCGGAGTGGCTCGGCGGCGGCCTCACCGACGCTCAGCGGCGCCAGCTCTTCGACGAGCACATCACGTGGTACCGGATGTACGGCATGAGCATGCGGCCGGTACCGAAGTCGTGGGAGGAGTTCCAGGAGTACTGGGACCACATGTGCAACAACGTGTTAGAGAACAATTGGGCGGCGCGCGAGGTGCTCGATCTGTCGTCGATGCCGAAGCATCCGTCGTTGGAGTGGATGCCCGATTGGCTGTGGAAGCTTCAGATCGCAGTGATGCAGCGGTTCTTCAACTTCGCGACCGTGGGCCTGTTCGACCCGCCGGTGCGTGAGCTGATGGGCTACACGTGGTCGCCCCGTCAGGAGCGGCTGCACCGGCTGTTCGGCAAGACCGTGTACTGGGTCACCAAGTTCCTGCCGAAGCGGATGATGATGCATCCGCGCAAGCGCTCGGCGTGGGATCGAGCGACCGGGCGGCTACCCGCGGACGCGCCGCTGGTGGAAACGCCTGCACGCAACCTGCCGCCCGTCGAGTACCGCGACGACCCGCACTACTACAGCCCCAAGGTCTGA
- a CDS encoding DUF2510 domain-containing protein, with protein sequence MLYQQAGRPFWRRHRIVTGTAALITFWWLANGWYEAVAISAIVGLFLFVNHRRKALAIRDAGLRARADYEYRLSLAGDQRGVFGRYPPIQAGWFPDPQNRWQLRYFDGAMWTGYVVRR encoded by the coding sequence GTGCTCTACCAGCAGGCCGGACGGCCGTTCTGGCGACGCCATCGCATCGTCACCGGTACGGCTGCGCTCATCACGTTCTGGTGGCTCGCGAACGGGTGGTATGAGGCCGTCGCCATCTCAGCGATCGTCGGACTGTTCCTGTTCGTCAACCACCGCAGGAAGGCTCTCGCCATCCGCGATGCGGGCCTGCGTGCGCGCGCGGACTACGAATACCGACTGAGCCTGGCCGGTGACCAACGGGGCGTGTTCGGCCGCTACCCGCCGATTCAGGCCGGCTGGTTTCCCGATCCGCAAAACCGTTGGCAACTAAGGTATTTCGACGGCGCCATGTGGACGGGATACGTCGTCCGGCGCTAG
- a CDS encoding amidohydrolase family protein, whose translation MRKWLALSAATATVAAACAWAAPALADACFDRKTQPYTSVVDSHFHLRPFGGPGIPLAEVADYWRQTGVRYVNIYGIGQVLPEGSACTYYLHCVGAPVTPSMKNDVENAEEIARTNVEGAQLTLSMTFPDLANPAGILDQMRQLDEAYPGKFKWMGEVNLIKQALFGNLAQPADLGDIVAWRPFMDELLRRGMPIAIHSDLGNDAEPLKYLYLMEAALSLYPENKIIWPHMGLSNEQKKMDPALHIEVLRRLMDEHPNLYLDISWRVLQDSYFSNESIRNQYVPFFDQYSARIIPGTDFVASRTKDFAVYAEELDVTSQINKYLNDKAFRDIALGQSYFDLLGLPERAPEVCPE comes from the coding sequence ATGCGTAAGTGGCTGGCCCTGTCGGCAGCGACAGCCACGGTCGCCGCCGCCTGTGCGTGGGCGGCACCTGCGCTCGCCGACGCGTGCTTCGATCGCAAGACCCAGCCGTACACCTCGGTGGTCGACAGCCATTTCCACCTTCGGCCGTTTGGCGGGCCGGGCATACCGCTGGCGGAGGTGGCCGACTACTGGCGCCAAACCGGCGTTCGCTACGTCAACATCTACGGCATCGGGCAGGTGCTGCCGGAGGGCTCGGCGTGCACGTATTACCTCCACTGCGTCGGCGCACCGGTCACGCCCAGCATGAAGAACGACGTCGAGAATGCGGAGGAGATCGCGCGGACCAACGTCGAGGGGGCCCAGCTCACCCTTTCGATGACGTTTCCCGATCTGGCCAATCCCGCAGGCATTCTCGACCAGATGCGTCAGCTCGACGAGGCATATCCGGGCAAGTTCAAGTGGATGGGCGAAGTCAACCTCATCAAGCAGGCGCTGTTCGGCAACCTGGCGCAACCGGCGGACCTCGGCGACATCGTTGCGTGGCGGCCGTTCATGGATGAACTCCTTCGGCGTGGCATGCCGATCGCCATCCACTCCGATCTGGGGAACGACGCGGAGCCGCTGAAGTACCTCTATCTGATGGAGGCCGCCCTGTCCCTCTACCCCGAGAACAAGATCATCTGGCCGCACATGGGGCTGTCCAACGAGCAGAAGAAGATGGACCCGGCGCTGCACATCGAGGTGCTCCGACGCCTCATGGACGAGCACCCGAACCTCTACTTGGACATCAGTTGGCGGGTCCTGCAGGACTCGTACTTCTCGAACGAGTCGATCAGGAATCAGTACGTGCCGTTCTTCGATCAGTACTCGGCCAGAATCATTCCGGGCACGGACTTCGTCGCGTCGAGAACAAAGGACTTCGCGGTCTACGCCGAGGAGCTCGACGTCACGAGTCAGATCAACAAGTACCTCAACGACAAGGCCTTCCGGGACATCGCGCTCGGGCAGAGCTATTTCGACTTGTTGGGGCTGCCCGAGCGCGCGCCGGAAGTGTGCCCGGAGTGA
- a CDS encoding RNA-guided endonuclease InsQ/TnpB family protein, with translation MAKSLARKQKGSKNYQEAIAKLRRHHARVANVRRHFLHQVSTLLVKTHDQLVIEDLNVRGMLANRRLARAISDAGWAEFARLLQYKQAWRGGELVIADRWYPSSRLCPACGSIRGDLRLADRVFKCACGYSADRDCNAAANLARWGADHRGASGSPDPRAAGRATNARGRTCGHRYLTGDGENSSDDAGTEIHTEFPA, from the coding sequence TTGGCTAAATCGTTGGCACGCAAACAGAAAGGATCAAAGAATTACCAAGAGGCCATAGCGAAACTGAGGCGCCACCACGCACGCGTCGCGAACGTACGGCGGCATTTCCTTCATCAGGTTTCCACGCTGCTGGTCAAGACGCACGACCAGCTCGTCATCGAGGACCTTAACGTGCGTGGCATGCTCGCCAACCGTCGCCTCGCCCGCGCCATCTCCGACGCGGGTTGGGCAGAATTTGCCCGGCTCCTGCAGTACAAGCAGGCTTGGCGCGGCGGCGAGCTCGTCATCGCCGACCGTTGGTACCCCTCCAGCCGACTTTGCCCAGCGTGCGGAAGCATCCGCGGCGACCTCAGGTTGGCCGACCGAGTGTTCAAATGCGCATGTGGATACTCTGCTGACCGCGACTGCAACGCTGCGGCCAACCTGGCCCGCTGGGGTGCGGACCATCGTGGCGCCAGCGGATCCCCGGACCCCCGAGCAGCGGGCCGGGCCACCAATGCCCGCGGACGAACGTGTGGCCACCGTTACCTGACGGGTGACGGTGAAAACAGTTCGGATGACGCGGGAACCGAGATTCACACCGAATTCCCGGCTTGA
- a CDS encoding tyrosine-type recombinase/integrase: MTPAGVQDEYGAAAEAALWDAIAQRRPPGTGSITGSALMGDLLTRYIERCRADDDLAPKSIDTYEATINTVRSRFAGIRVNEATPGLLNEVLKGIRRDHGATRERHTKVALNSVLTEAVMVGAIGTNPVREIAPRRVKKTEKKRAKGAPGLAMDQVRGLLGAVETSEVCQQKDLRDPVIMLAATGLRRGELLALRWEDIDLDNRVATVSGSIVRLKGKGLVRQDFTKGGDERSVPLPQFAIDALHRRKGDPLRSGTAGVIFPSSTGTLRDPDNFGKQWREVRDALDLPDVSSHSFRKTVATLIDDSGLSARIGADQLGHARPSMTQDVYMSRGHVHTEVADVLDRAVGIRDE; the protein is encoded by the coding sequence ATGACACCCGCTGGTGTTCAAGATGAATATGGCGCCGCTGCGGAGGCCGCGCTGTGGGATGCGATTGCCCAACGCCGGCCGCCAGGGACGGGCAGTATCACCGGCTCGGCACTGATGGGTGATCTGCTCACCCGGTACATCGAACGCTGCCGCGCAGACGACGACTTGGCTCCTAAGAGCATCGACACCTACGAAGCCACAATCAACACTGTGCGGTCGAGGTTTGCGGGGATTCGGGTCAATGAGGCCACCCCCGGGCTCCTGAACGAGGTCTTGAAGGGCATCCGACGCGACCACGGCGCGACACGCGAGCGTCACACAAAGGTTGCGTTGAACTCGGTACTGACCGAGGCCGTCATGGTCGGCGCGATTGGAACGAACCCGGTGCGCGAGATTGCCCCGCGACGAGTGAAGAAGACGGAGAAGAAGAGGGCCAAGGGGGCACCTGGCCTCGCGATGGACCAGGTACGAGGACTGCTCGGCGCGGTCGAGACATCGGAGGTCTGCCAGCAGAAGGATCTGCGCGACCCCGTGATCATGCTGGCCGCTACCGGGCTCCGCCGCGGCGAACTGTTGGCCTTGCGATGGGAGGACATTGACCTCGACAACCGAGTCGCCACCGTGTCCGGGTCCATAGTCAGACTGAAAGGCAAGGGCCTAGTCCGCCAGGACTTCACCAAAGGCGGCGACGAACGATCCGTACCGCTCCCCCAGTTCGCTATCGACGCGCTGCACCGACGCAAGGGCGACCCGCTGCGGTCCGGGACAGCCGGGGTGATCTTCCCATCTTCGACGGGCACCCTGCGCGACCCGGACAACTTCGGCAAGCAGTGGCGCGAGGTCCGTGACGCACTCGATCTGCCCGATGTCAGCTCACACAGCTTCCGCAAGACGGTGGCCACCCTGATCGATGACTCGGGCCTGTCGGCGCGGATCGGGGCCGACCAACTGGGGCACGCACGCCCGTCAATGACCCAAGATGTCTACATGTCACGCGGTCATGTTCATACCGAGGTGGCCGATGTGCTGGACCGGGCAGTCGGCATAAGAGACGAATAA
- a CDS encoding helix-turn-helix domain-containing protein, whose translation MTLLPSSGQQSDPWLTRSEVAHRLQIPEKTLAQWASQRKGPPYRRFGRHTRYKLSDCILWENAQAAGGAA comes from the coding sequence ATGACGCTGCTGCCCTCATCAGGCCAACAGTCCGACCCGTGGCTCACTCGATCCGAGGTAGCCCATCGCCTACAGATCCCCGAGAAGACGTTGGCTCAGTGGGCCAGCCAACGGAAGGGGCCGCCGTACCGGCGCTTCGGTCGTCACACCAGGTACAAGCTGTCCGATTGCATCTTGTGGGAGAACGCGCAGGCGGCCGGCGGCGCCGCCTGA
- a CDS encoding DUF2742 domain-containing protein, which produces MTGNIDAVTRSQSGAGYPASQQVSWYETYIYASNIAAQQGVSLDSVLPIAGTAQWCGLSDDDARKLLALILGGVREALNHDVEQERRADAAREIRCAGQWSALAGRIRSGRGGAYIPRKAS; this is translated from the coding sequence ATGACCGGCAACATCGACGCGGTAACCCGCTCCCAGTCGGGGGCGGGTTATCCCGCGAGCCAACAGGTGAGCTGGTACGAGACGTACATCTACGCATCGAATATCGCTGCACAACAGGGTGTATCGCTAGATTCGGTCTTACCGATCGCTGGTACAGCGCAGTGGTGCGGGTTGTCCGACGATGATGCCCGCAAGCTGCTGGCCCTGATCCTCGGCGGGGTCCGAGAAGCGTTGAACCACGACGTCGAACAAGAGCGTCGTGCTGATGCTGCCCGCGAAATACGATGCGCCGGGCAATGGTCGGCGCTCGCGGGGCGTATCCGATCGGGTCGCGGCGGCGCCTATATTCCGAGAAAGGCTTCGTGA
- a CDS encoding synaptic vesicle VAT-1 family membrane protein, with amino-acid sequence MRAVVITKHGDLSVLKVQERPDPPPPASGEVRVAVRAAGVNFADHLARVGLYPDAPKTPCVVGYEVSGTIEAVGAGVDAARVGERVLAGTRFGGYAEIVNVKAADTVPLPQTLSFEQGAAVPVNYATAWAALYGYGSLRTGERILIHAAAGGVGIAAIQLAKPAGVEIHGTASPGKHQKLAEMGVDRTIDYRRDGWWKDLPPYDIVLDAIGGASLRRSYNLLRPGGRLVAYGISALQQGEKRSLRTALPQLLPMLRGFNLTKQLSESKAVIGLNMLALWDDRGTLEPWIGPLKEALADGVVSPVVHAAVPFDNAAEAHRILAARENVGKVVLVP; translated from the coding sequence GTGCGTGCGGTCGTCATCACCAAGCACGGCGATCTCTCGGTGCTCAAGGTGCAGGAACGGCCCGATCCCCCGCCGCCGGCGTCCGGCGAGGTGCGTGTCGCCGTCCGCGCGGCGGGCGTGAACTTCGCCGACCATCTCGCCCGGGTCGGCCTGTACCCCGACGCCCCGAAGACGCCGTGCGTCGTCGGCTACGAGGTGTCGGGCACCATCGAGGCAGTCGGTGCGGGAGTCGATGCCGCGCGCGTCGGCGAACGGGTCTTGGCGGGAACGCGTTTCGGCGGCTACGCCGAGATCGTCAACGTCAAGGCCGCCGATACGGTGCCGCTGCCGCAGACCCTCTCGTTCGAGCAGGGTGCGGCCGTGCCGGTCAATTACGCCACCGCATGGGCGGCGCTCTACGGGTACGGATCGCTGCGTACCGGTGAACGGATCCTCATCCACGCGGCGGCGGGCGGGGTCGGTATCGCGGCGATCCAGCTGGCCAAACCGGCGGGAGTCGAGATCCATGGCACGGCATCGCCGGGGAAGCATCAAAAGCTGGCCGAGATGGGCGTCGACCGGACCATCGACTACCGGCGCGACGGATGGTGGAAGGACCTTCCGCCGTACGACATCGTGCTCGACGCGATCGGCGGCGCGTCACTGCGCCGGTCGTACAACCTGCTCCGGCCCGGCGGCAGGTTGGTGGCGTACGGCATCTCGGCGTTGCAGCAGGGCGAAAAGCGGTCCCTGCGTACCGCGCTACCGCAGCTGTTGCCGATGTTGCGCGGGTTCAACCTGACCAAACAGCTCTCGGAGTCCAAGGCGGTCATCGGGCTGAACATGCTGGCGCTATGGGATGACCGCGGCACCCTCGAACCGTGGATCGGCCCGCTGAAGGAGGCGCTGGCCGACGGTGTGGTGTCTCCGGTGGTGCACGCCGCGGTGCCGTTCGACAACGCGGCCGAGGCCCATCGCATCCTCGCCGCACGCGAGAACGTCGGCAAGGTCGTGCTGGTCCCCTGA
- a CDS encoding MBL fold metallo-hydrolase translates to MKVHHLNCGTMNPYGAPRIVCHVLLVETDNGLVLVDTGFGSQDCDHHARIGPTRHVFNPTFDHDETAMRQVERLGFTRDDVRHIVVTHFDMDHIGGISDFPDAQIHVTAAEVLGAVREPTFREKTRFRAAQWAHGPKLVEHDPAGEKWRGFAAAKELDEIAPGIVLISLPGHTRGHACIAVDAGHRWVLHCGDSFYHHGTLDGHAKVPRPIKIIEPLLAFDRKKVADNHARLTELYRRQEPDLLMVCAHDATLLEQAKATA, encoded by the coding sequence GTGAAGGTCCACCATCTCAACTGCGGGACGATGAACCCCTACGGCGCCCCGAGGATCGTCTGCCACGTCCTGCTCGTCGAGACCGACAACGGTTTGGTCCTCGTCGACACCGGATTCGGCTCGCAGGACTGCGACCACCACGCCCGGATCGGGCCGACGCGCCACGTCTTCAACCCGACGTTCGACCACGACGAAACTGCCATGCGCCAGGTGGAGCGCCTCGGGTTCACGCGAGACGACGTGCGCCACATCGTCGTCACGCATTTCGACATGGACCACATCGGCGGAATCTCCGACTTTCCCGATGCGCAGATTCACGTGACCGCCGCCGAGGTGCTCGGCGCGGTGCGCGAACCAACCTTCCGGGAGAAGACCCGCTTCCGCGCCGCTCAATGGGCACACGGTCCCAAGCTCGTCGAGCACGATCCCGCCGGGGAGAAGTGGCGGGGCTTTGCCGCCGCCAAGGAACTCGACGAGATCGCACCGGGAATCGTGCTGATATCGCTGCCCGGCCACACGCGGGGCCACGCGTGCATCGCCGTCGACGCCGGACACCGCTGGGTGCTGCACTGCGGCGACTCCTTCTACCACCACGGCACCCTCGACGGGCATGCGAAGGTCCCGCGCCCGATCAAAATCATCGAGCCTCTGCTTGCCTTCGACCGAAAGAAGGTGGCGGACAACCACGCTCGCCTCACCGAGCTGTACCGGCGCCAGGAGCCCGACCTGTTGATGGTCTGCGCCCACGACGCGACGCTGCTCGAGCAGGCGAAGGCGACGGCGTAG
- a CDS encoding ester cyclase, with the protein MISDDLRDRRLAVIREHMDTEVTKEFDRTLATFNGHPHYEIMATGQVFDGDDEVMGYYLTTRTAFPDQRHDNVRCHVADDAVIVEFDLLGTNLGEFYGLPPTGKAFRVPIIAVFTFEGDRITNERIYFDSASLVTQIGRGELLAMVGTGEL; encoded by the coding sequence ATGATCTCCGACGATCTGCGTGACCGCCGCCTCGCGGTGATCCGAGAACACATGGACACCGAGGTGACCAAGGAGTTCGACCGCACCCTGGCCACTTTTAACGGCCATCCGCACTACGAGATCATGGCCACGGGCCAGGTGTTCGACGGCGACGACGAGGTCATGGGCTACTACCTGACCACCCGAACCGCCTTCCCGGACCAGCGCCACGACAACGTCCGCTGCCATGTCGCCGACGACGCCGTCATCGTCGAATTCGACTTGCTGGGAACGAATCTCGGTGAGTTCTACGGACTGCCGCCGACAGGCAAGGCCTTCCGGGTGCCGATCATCGCGGTGTTCACCTTCGAGGGCGACCGCATCACCAACGAGCGCATCTACTTCGATTCGGCCAGCCTGGTCACGCAGATCGGACGCGGTGAGCTGCTGGCCATGGTGGGAACGGGTGAGCTGTGA